One part of the Lapillicoccus jejuensis genome encodes these proteins:
- a CDS encoding type II toxin-antitoxin system VapC family toxin: MSAGLLDTSVWIAGESGRPVDRDLLPDEALISVVTLAELQAGVLAAPDTATRSRRMATVGALAGVRALPVDAGTALRWAELRVRLHEAGRRINVNDLWIAATALANGVPVVTQDTDFDVLAELGALEVIRV; the protein is encoded by the coding sequence GTGAGCGCCGGGCTGCTCGACACGAGTGTCTGGATCGCCGGGGAGTCGGGACGCCCCGTCGATCGTGACCTGCTGCCGGACGAGGCGCTCATCTCGGTGGTCACCCTCGCCGAGCTCCAGGCCGGCGTGCTCGCGGCCCCCGACACCGCGACCCGCAGCCGGAGGATGGCGACGGTCGGCGCCTTGGCCGGCGTCCGCGCGCTTCCCGTCGACGCCGGGACTGCCCTGCGCTGGGCCGAGCTGCGCGTCCGGCTCCACGAGGCCGGACGGAGGATCAACGTCAACGACCTCTGGATCGCCGCGACCGCGCTCGCCAACGGGGTTCCCGTCGTCACCCAGGACACCGACTTCGACGTCCTCGCCGAGCTGGGCGCGCTCGAGGTCATCCGCGTCTGA
- a CDS encoding type II toxin-antitoxin system Phd/YefM family antitoxin produces the protein MTTIASRDLRNHTRSVLDQVAAGDTVTVTVNGKVVAQIGPPEGSLRSHLTRAEVEAIIGRGPGATSPDPTLVDDLAWIGAGSTDELDGLA, from the coding sequence ATGACGACGATCGCGTCGCGGGACCTGCGCAACCACACGAGGAGCGTCCTCGACCAGGTGGCGGCCGGGGACACCGTGACGGTCACGGTGAACGGCAAGGTGGTCGCCCAGATTGGGCCGCCGGAGGGGAGCCTCCGCTCGCACCTGACGAGGGCCGAGGTCGAGGCGATCATCGGCCGCGGGCCGGGGGCGACGTCGCCCGACCCCACGCTGGTCGACGACCTCGCCTGGATCGGAGCCGGCTCGACCGACGAGCTCGACGGGCTCGCGTGA
- the msrA gene encoding peptide-methionine (S)-S-oxide reductase MsrA: MVTPEEALPGRETRPFAVSPTHVVLGTPIEGETPEGLETIYVAMGCFWGVERIFWKQPGVWTTAVGYMGGYTPNPTYEETVTGRTGHAETVKVVYDPERTSAELLLKAFWENHDPTTANRQGNDVGTTYRSAIYWTTPEQERAAVATRDAFQKELDDNGYGQITTEIRAAADAGTFWLAEDYHQGYLHKNPGGYCNHGPNGLTCPVGLLSKDGVAAQVDVLPPTGS; encoded by the coding sequence ATGGTGACCCCCGAGGAGGCGCTGCCCGGCCGCGAGACCCGGCCCTTCGCCGTCAGCCCCACCCACGTCGTGCTCGGCACGCCGATCGAGGGCGAGACGCCCGAGGGGCTCGAGACGATCTACGTCGCCATGGGGTGCTTCTGGGGCGTCGAGCGGATCTTCTGGAAGCAGCCCGGCGTCTGGACGACCGCCGTCGGGTACATGGGCGGCTACACGCCCAACCCGACCTACGAGGAGACGGTGACCGGGCGCACCGGGCACGCCGAGACGGTCAAGGTCGTCTACGACCCGGAGAGGACGAGCGCCGAGCTGCTGCTCAAGGCGTTCTGGGAGAACCACGACCCGACGACGGCCAACCGTCAGGGCAACGACGTCGGGACGACGTACCGCTCCGCGATCTACTGGACGACGCCGGAGCAGGAGCGCGCCGCCGTCGCGACCCGCGACGCGTTCCAGAAGGAGCTCGACGACAACGGCTACGGGCAGATCACGACGGAGATCCGCGCCGCCGCCGACGCCGGCACGTTCTGGCTCGCCGAGGACTACCACCAGGGGTACCTGCACAAGAACCCCGGCGGCTACTGCAACCACGGCCCCAACGGCCTGACCTGCCCGGTCGGGCTGCTGAGCAAGGACGGCGTCGCGGCGCAGGTCGACGTCCTGCCGCCCACCGGCTCCTGA
- a CDS encoding GNAT family N-acetyltransferase: MELLDLDLLDPTREDLVRSWYDVLVADGRARMGDLASTWALHELRTLQQDPARPRRSCVAVEDGRAVGAAWVILPQRDNRDVAELAVWAHPRHTGRGVGSALLTHVEEVARAEGRTVLQAGSESLVDTSDPARAFAPAHGYDQAQVVLRSALALGDDEAWTARMAEVAAGGGAAATPDPDAVRLESVTDLPPEDWYDGLALLNRRMSTDAPMGDMVLEEEDWDAERVRYTSHRALDMGRRLATTVAFDRAGAMVGYTEVGVSSGTPHLGYQGATLVLREARGQRIGLRLKAANALHLRRELPQVTSVRTWNAEENAPMLGVNRSLGYVVDGVQREWQKRVTA, from the coding sequence GTGGAGCTCCTCGACCTCGACCTGCTCGACCCGACCCGCGAGGACCTGGTCCGGTCCTGGTACGACGTCCTCGTGGCCGACGGCCGGGCGCGGATGGGCGACCTCGCGAGCACCTGGGCGCTGCACGAGCTGCGGACGCTGCAGCAGGACCCGGCCCGGCCCCGGCGCAGCTGCGTCGCCGTCGAGGACGGCCGCGCCGTGGGAGCGGCGTGGGTGATCCTCCCGCAGCGGGACAACCGCGACGTCGCCGAGCTGGCGGTGTGGGCCCACCCGCGGCACACCGGCCGTGGTGTCGGGTCGGCGCTGCTGACCCACGTCGAGGAGGTCGCCCGCGCGGAGGGCCGGACCGTCCTGCAAGCCGGCAGCGAGTCCCTCGTCGACACCAGCGACCCGGCGCGCGCCTTCGCCCCGGCGCACGGCTACGACCAGGCCCAGGTCGTCCTGCGCAGCGCGCTCGCCCTCGGGGACGACGAGGCGTGGACGGCCAGGATGGCCGAGGTCGCGGCCGGCGGCGGGGCGGCCGCGACGCCCGACCCCGACGCCGTCCGGCTCGAGTCGGTGACCGACCTGCCGCCCGAGGACTGGTACGACGGCCTGGCCCTGCTCAACCGGCGGATGAGCACCGACGCACCGATGGGCGACATGGTGCTCGAGGAGGAGGACTGGGACGCCGAGCGCGTGCGGTACACCTCGCACCGCGCCCTCGACATGGGCCGGCGGCTCGCGACCACGGTCGCGTTCGACCGGGCCGGCGCCATGGTCGGCTACACCGAGGTCGGCGTCTCCTCCGGCACCCCGCACCTGGGCTACCAGGGCGCGACCCTCGTGCTGCGCGAGGCCCGCGGGCAGCGGATCGGCCTGCGGCTCAAGGCCGCCAACGCCCTCCACCTGCGCCGCGAGCTCCCGCAGGTCACGTCCGTGCGCACCTGGAACGCCGAGGAGAACGCGCCGATGCTCGGCGTCAACCGCTCCCTCGGGTACGTCGTCGACGGCGTCCAGCGCGAGTGGCAGAAGCGGGTGACCGCGTGA
- a CDS encoding GNAT family N-acetyltransferase — MSALRVVAVDVASSDPAQEALLRGGVEVHNASQRERWGDTGRLTSVEHERSEAADDTSASSAYVVLDGPGGATDDVVGWATVDVPLRDNPDLAWLHLVVHPDHRRRGVASLLLGAAEDVARDAGRILVGSSSVPVGQDDPAEPVAARHGYVVGQEIHRNTMELTHDDAERTRLEGLAAGADGSPYGLEVALDSPPEHWWAGMAEQYRRISTDAPAGDIPYGEEDWDADRVRAKTARALAAGAHLAWAAAFAPDGSMVALTEIETNPTDLATAQQDTTLVLREHRGHRLGLRVKAANALQVLDRLPQVARVTTWNAVDNGPMIATNTALGYRATGRVRQWTKDLRPAR, encoded by the coding sequence GTGAGCGCCCTGCGCGTGGTCGCGGTCGACGTCGCCTCGAGCGACCCGGCCCAGGAGGCGCTGCTGCGCGGCGGCGTCGAGGTGCACAACGCGAGCCAGCGCGAGCGGTGGGGCGACACCGGCCGGCTCACCTCGGTCGAGCACGAGCGGTCGGAGGCGGCCGACGACACGTCCGCCTCGAGCGCGTACGTCGTCCTCGACGGACCGGGCGGGGCCACCGACGACGTCGTCGGCTGGGCCACCGTCGACGTCCCGCTGCGCGACAACCCCGACCTGGCCTGGCTGCACCTCGTGGTCCACCCCGACCACCGCCGGCGCGGCGTCGCGAGCCTGCTGCTCGGCGCCGCCGAGGACGTCGCCCGCGACGCCGGCCGGATCCTCGTCGGCAGCTCCTCCGTCCCGGTCGGCCAGGACGACCCGGCCGAGCCGGTCGCGGCCCGGCACGGCTACGTCGTCGGCCAGGAGATCCACCGCAACACGATGGAGCTGACCCACGACGACGCCGAGCGCACCCGGCTGGAGGGACTCGCGGCGGGGGCCGACGGGTCGCCGTACGGGCTCGAGGTCGCGCTCGACTCGCCGCCGGAGCACTGGTGGGCGGGGATGGCCGAGCAGTACCGCCGGATCTCCACCGACGCGCCCGCCGGCGACATCCCCTATGGCGAGGAGGACTGGGACGCCGACCGGGTCCGCGCCAAGACCGCCCGGGCGCTCGCGGCGGGGGCGCACCTGGCCTGGGCGGCCGCGTTCGCCCCGGACGGGTCCATGGTCGCGCTGACCGAGATCGAGACCAACCCGACCGACCTGGCGACGGCTCAGCAGGACACGACGCTCGTCCTGCGCGAGCACCGCGGGCACCGGCTCGGGCTGCGGGTCAAGGCGGCCAACGCCCTCCAGGTGCTCGACCGGCTGCCGCAGGTCGCCCGGGTGACGACGTGGAACGCCGTCGACAACGGCCCGATGATCGCGACGAACACCGCGCTGGGCTACCGCGCCACCGGCCGCGTGAGGCAGTGGACGAAGGACCTGCGCCCGGCCCGTTAG
- a CDS encoding cystathionine gamma-synthase produces the protein MTSEHHPQQPQQQHQQQGFATRAIHAGQDPDASTGAVVTPIYQVSTYKQDGIGGLRGGYEYSRSGNPTRNALEECLAALEGGERGFAFASGLAGQDTIVRSLLSPGDHLVIGDDAYGGTYRYVSRVAGPAGLAHSVAPTGDLDAVRAAIQPGRTKLVWVETPSNPLLGVSDIAALAEIAHEADALLVVDNTFATAYLQNPIAHGADVVTHSTTKYSGGHSDVVGGGVVVRRDVAVPSMKDAADRIAFHQNAIGGVAGPFDSWLVLRGLKTLAVRMEKHCDNAEAVVRHLQAHPAVEKVLYPGLPEHRHHDVAARQMRRFGGMVSVLLRGGEDAAVRACGATTVFTLAESLGGIESLIEHPFRMTHASVEGTDLEVPRNLVRLSVGIEDEADLLADLDVALAAG, from the coding sequence ATGACCTCCGAGCACCACCCGCAGCAGCCGCAGCAGCAGCACCAGCAGCAGGGGTTCGCCACCCGCGCCATCCACGCCGGCCAGGACCCGGACGCCTCGACCGGCGCGGTCGTCACCCCGATCTACCAGGTGTCGACGTACAAGCAGGACGGCATCGGCGGGCTGCGCGGCGGCTACGAGTACTCGCGCTCGGGCAACCCGACCCGGAACGCGCTGGAGGAGTGCCTCGCCGCGCTCGAGGGCGGCGAGCGCGGCTTCGCCTTCGCCTCGGGGCTCGCCGGCCAGGACACCATCGTCCGCTCGCTGCTCTCGCCCGGGGACCACCTGGTCATCGGGGACGACGCGTACGGCGGCACCTACCGCTACGTCTCGCGGGTGGCCGGCCCCGCCGGGCTGGCGCACTCGGTCGCCCCGACCGGCGACCTCGACGCCGTCCGCGCCGCGATCCAGCCCGGGAGGACCAAGCTGGTCTGGGTCGAGACCCCGAGCAACCCGCTGCTGGGCGTGAGCGACATCGCCGCGCTGGCCGAGATCGCGCACGAGGCCGACGCGCTGCTCGTCGTCGACAACACCTTCGCCACCGCCTACCTGCAGAACCCCATCGCGCACGGCGCGGACGTCGTCACCCACTCGACGACGAAGTACTCCGGCGGCCACAGCGACGTCGTCGGTGGTGGCGTCGTCGTCCGCCGGGACGTCGCCGTCCCGTCGATGAAGGACGCCGCCGACCGGATCGCGTTCCACCAGAACGCGATCGGCGGCGTCGCCGGACCGTTCGACAGCTGGCTGGTCCTGCGCGGACTGAAGACCCTCGCCGTGCGGATGGAGAAGCACTGCGACAACGCCGAGGCCGTCGTGCGCCACCTGCAGGCGCACCCGGCCGTCGAGAAGGTGCTCTACCCGGGGCTGCCCGAGCACCGCCACCACGACGTCGCCGCTCGGCAGATGCGCCGGTTCGGCGGCATGGTCTCGGTGCTGCTGCGCGGCGGCGAGGACGCCGCCGTGCGCGCCTGCGGTGCGACGACCGTCTTCACCCTCGCCGAGTCGCTCGGTGGCATCGAGTCGCTCATCGAGCACCCGTTCCGGATGACGCACGCCTCGGTCGAGGGCACCGACCTCGAGGTGCCGCGCAACCTCGTGCGCCTCTCGGTCGGCATCGAGGACGAGGCCGACCTGCTCGCCGACCTCGACGTCGCGCTCGCGGCCGGCTGA
- a CDS encoding glutamate mutase L, whose protein sequence is MPAVLCVDVGSTWTKAALVDDADGTLLATAAHPTTLDPDVMVGVRAVASAVGAGDDVALLACSSAGGGLRLAVVGYERQVTAEAGRRVGLSAGARVVHVAAGPLDRAGEAALREVAPDVVLLVGGTDGGNAEVLRHNASRLAALRLPAPVVVAGNADAAADAAAALARTRRRFVVTDNVVPRIGEIAPEPARRAIRAVFLEHVIGGKGLSRDPAFARAVRAATPDAVLAGVEVLAAATGADALVVDVGGATTDVYSCLTPEGEDATLRKEVVAPLWHARTVEADLGMRWNADGVLEAAAREQLPTSPGLEAWARPLPTDPGRLPADAAEQALDLEVARLAAVVAVRRHARPASPGETPRPLADVGLVVGSGGVLRHADPADADAVLAAVTADHAGGWRVPAGARRTVDASYVLFAAGLLAGPAPEAAAVLARGLVPAPSGTGAAR, encoded by the coding sequence GTGCCCGCGGTCCTCTGCGTCGACGTCGGGTCGACGTGGACCAAGGCCGCGCTCGTCGACGACGCGGACGGCACCCTGCTCGCGACGGCCGCCCACCCGACGACGCTCGACCCCGACGTCATGGTGGGGGTCCGCGCGGTCGCCTCGGCCGTCGGTGCCGGTGACGACGTCGCGCTCCTCGCCTGCTCGAGCGCCGGCGGCGGGCTGCGGCTCGCCGTCGTCGGCTACGAGCGCCAGGTGACCGCCGAGGCCGGCCGCCGGGTGGGCTTGAGCGCCGGCGCCCGCGTCGTCCACGTCGCCGCCGGCCCGCTCGACCGGGCGGGGGAGGCGGCGCTGCGCGAGGTCGCGCCCGACGTCGTCCTGCTCGTCGGTGGCACCGACGGCGGCAACGCGGAGGTGCTGCGGCACAACGCGTCCCGGCTGGCCGCCCTGCGCCTGCCCGCCCCCGTCGTCGTCGCCGGCAACGCCGACGCCGCCGCCGACGCCGCCGCGGCCCTCGCCCGCACCCGGCGCCGCTTCGTCGTCACCGACAACGTCGTCCCGCGGATCGGCGAGATCGCCCCGGAGCCGGCGCGGCGCGCCATCCGCGCGGTCTTCCTCGAGCACGTCATCGGCGGCAAGGGCCTCTCCCGCGACCCCGCCTTCGCCCGCGCCGTCCGCGCGGCGACGCCCGACGCGGTCCTCGCCGGCGTCGAGGTGCTCGCCGCCGCGACCGGCGCCGACGCGCTCGTCGTCGACGTCGGCGGCGCGACGACCGACGTCTACTCCTGCCTCACCCCGGAGGGCGAGGACGCGACGCTGCGCAAGGAGGTCGTCGCCCCGCTCTGGCACGCGCGGACGGTCGAGGCCGACCTCGGCATGCGCTGGAACGCCGACGGCGTCCTCGAGGCCGCGGCCCGTGAGCAGCTGCCGACCTCGCCCGGGCTCGAGGCGTGGGCGCGCCCGCTGCCCACCGACCCGGGCCGGCTGCCCGCCGACGCCGCCGAGCAGGCCCTCGACCTCGAGGTCGCCCGGCTGGCCGCGGTGGTCGCCGTACGACGTCACGCCCGTCCCGCCTCGCCGGGGGAGACCCCGCGGCCGCTCGCCGACGTGGGTCTCGTCGTCGGCTCCGGCGGCGTGCTGCGGCACGCCGACCCCGCCGACGCCGACGCCGTGCTCGCCGCGGTCACCGCCGACCACGCCGGCGGGTGGAGGGTGCCGGCCGGCGCCCGCCGGACCGTCGACGCGTCGTACGTGCTCTTCGCGGCGGGGCTGCTCGCCGGCCCGGCCCCCGAGGCGGCCGCCGTGCTCGCGCGCGGCCTCGTGCCGGCCCCGAGCGGGACGGGCGCGGCCCGGTGA
- a CDS encoding VanZ family protein, whose product MRAFVEDTGSVLTLAVLAWLAALLLREKAPWTWPRSLLWFGAVALVGAVVAIAGRGSSNLLRFFGSDPRVVLAVLVAAVAVLLGFRAAGSTWARGLWFGGCVLLIGWTTLPSQSGPPSLTPYPRGALVSCVDDREHWLPPGLSRVAASQLVSEFLPNIALFVPLGVGLLLLLSDRYRRPLRRKRSLAVLVLVPMLTSCAIETYQALFTTRVCAPIDVMANTAGGVLGGLLLVGVLAVLEAEHRG is encoded by the coding sequence GTGAGGGCGTTCGTGGAGGACACCGGCTCGGTCCTCACCCTCGCCGTCCTCGCCTGGCTCGCCGCCCTCCTGCTGCGCGAGAAGGCGCCGTGGACGTGGCCCCGGTCGCTCCTGTGGTTCGGGGCGGTCGCCCTCGTCGGGGCCGTCGTCGCCATCGCCGGGCGCGGCAGCAGCAACCTGCTGCGCTTCTTCGGCTCCGACCCCCGCGTCGTCCTCGCCGTCCTCGTCGCCGCGGTCGCCGTGCTGCTCGGCTTCCGGGCCGCCGGGTCGACGTGGGCGCGCGGGCTGTGGTTCGGCGGGTGCGTCCTGCTCATCGGCTGGACGACGCTGCCGAGCCAGAGCGGGCCGCCGTCGCTGACGCCCTACCCCCGCGGCGCGCTGGTCTCGTGCGTCGACGACCGCGAGCACTGGCTGCCGCCGGGGCTGAGCCGGGTGGCCGCCAGCCAGCTGGTCTCCGAGTTCCTGCCCAACATCGCGCTCTTCGTGCCGCTCGGGGTGGGGCTGCTCCTGCTGCTGTCCGACCGCTACCGGCGTCCGCTGCGGCGCAAGCGCTCGCTCGCCGTCCTCGTGCTCGTCCCGATGCTCACGTCGTGCGCCATCGAGACCTACCAGGCCCTCTTCACGACCCGGGTGTGCGCCCCGATCGACGTCATGGCCAACACGGCGGGCGGGGTGCTCGGCGGGCTGCTCCTCGTCGGGGTCCTCGCCGTCCTCGAGGCCGAGCACCGGGGGTAG
- the ilvA gene encoding threonine ammonia-lyase: protein MPHGPSLGTPLVPPLVTDADIRAARDLLAGVVRPTPLEYSRALSERVGQEVWLKCENLQRAGSFKIRGAYTRMARLSEEEKARGVVAASAGNHAQGVALAAQLLGIAAKVYMPLGAPLPKLQATRAYGATVEQTGLTVDDCLVAARAWADETGAVLIHPFDHPDIVAGQGTCGLEILEQCPDVRTVVVSAGGGGLLAGIAAAVKAERPDVKVVGVQAEMAAAYPASLAGGRPIPLEKMATMADGIAVGRPGDVPFALVRDLVDGIEVVSEAALSRALLFLLERAKLVVEPAGAAAVARLLEPGGQAVEGPVVAVLSGGNIDPLLLLRIIRYGMVAAGRYLSFAVQVPDRPGTLARLLADLAETDANVVEVRHGRSEAELFLDEVEIAVELETKGPQHRELVLRTLAERGYRPHVR, encoded by the coding sequence ATGCCCCACGGCCCCTCGCTCGGCACCCCACTCGTCCCGCCGCTCGTCACGGACGCGGACATCCGCGCCGCCCGCGACCTGCTCGCCGGCGTCGTGCGGCCGACCCCGCTGGAGTACTCGCGCGCCCTCAGCGAGCGGGTCGGGCAGGAGGTCTGGCTCAAGTGCGAGAACCTCCAGCGCGCCGGGTCCTTCAAGATCCGCGGCGCCTACACGCGGATGGCGCGGCTGAGCGAGGAGGAGAAGGCGCGCGGCGTCGTCGCGGCCTCGGCGGGCAACCACGCCCAGGGCGTCGCGCTCGCCGCGCAGCTGCTCGGCATCGCGGCCAAGGTCTACATGCCGCTCGGGGCGCCGCTGCCCAAGCTCCAGGCCACCCGCGCGTACGGCGCCACGGTCGAGCAGACCGGGCTCACGGTCGACGACTGCCTCGTCGCCGCCCGCGCGTGGGCCGACGAGACGGGGGCGGTGCTCATCCACCCCTTCGACCACCCCGACATCGTCGCCGGCCAGGGCACCTGCGGGCTGGAGATCCTCGAGCAGTGCCCCGACGTGCGCACCGTCGTCGTGTCCGCCGGCGGGGGTGGCCTGCTCGCCGGGATCGCCGCCGCGGTCAAGGCCGAGCGGCCCGACGTCAAGGTCGTCGGCGTGCAGGCCGAGATGGCGGCGGCGTACCCCGCCTCGCTCGCCGGGGGCCGCCCGATCCCCCTGGAGAAGATGGCGACGATGGCCGACGGCATCGCCGTCGGCCGCCCCGGCGACGTGCCCTTCGCGCTGGTCCGCGACCTCGTCGACGGCATCGAGGTCGTCAGCGAGGCGGCCCTGTCCCGGGCGCTGCTCTTCCTGCTCGAGCGGGCCAAGCTCGTCGTCGAACCGGCCGGGGCCGCCGCCGTCGCGCGGCTGCTCGAGCCCGGCGGTCAGGCCGTCGAGGGACCCGTCGTCGCCGTGCTCTCCGGCGGCAACATCGACCCGCTGCTGCTGCTGCGGATCATCCGCTACGGCATGGTCGCCGCCGGACGCTACCTCTCCTTCGCGGTGCAGGTGCCCGACCGCCCCGGGACCCTCGCCCGGCTGCTCGCCGACCTCGCCGAGACCGACGCCAACGTCGTCGAGGTGCGCCACGGCCGCTCCGAGGCCGAGCTCTTCCTCGACGAGGTCGAGATCGCCGTCGAGCTGGAGACCAAGGGCCCGCAGCACCGCGAGCTCGTCCTGCGCACCCTCGCCGAACGCGGCTACCGCCCGCACGTGCGGTGA
- the greA gene encoding transcription elongation factor GreA translates to MTDTATNYLTQEAHDRLTAELARLSGEGRSEIAKRIEAAREEGDLKENGGYHAAKEEQGKMEARIRQLTQLLENATVGEPSTPSGVVGPGMLVTVEMFGDEETFLLGSREIKDGDDLEVFSEKSPLGAAINGAKVGDTVSYQTPAGKTVEVTVKKAEAYAG, encoded by the coding sequence ATGACCGACACCGCGACCAACTACCTCACGCAGGAGGCCCACGACCGCCTCACGGCGGAGCTGGCCCGACTGTCCGGCGAGGGCCGCTCCGAGATCGCCAAGCGCATCGAGGCGGCCCGCGAGGAGGGCGACCTCAAGGAGAACGGCGGGTACCACGCGGCCAAGGAGGAGCAGGGCAAGATGGAGGCCCGCATCCGCCAGCTGACGCAGCTGCTGGAGAACGCCACCGTCGGTGAGCCCTCGACCCCCAGTGGCGTCGTCGGCCCCGGGATGCTCGTGACCGTCGAGATGTTCGGCGACGAGGAGACCTTCCTGCTCGGCAGCCGCGAGATCAAGGACGGCGACGACCTCGAGGTGTTCTCCGAGAAGTCCCCGCTCGGCGCGGCCATCAACGGCGCCAAGGTCGGTGACACCGTCTCCTACCAGACCCCCGCCGGCAAGACCGTCGAGGTCACCGTCAAGAAGGCCGAGGCCTACGCCGGCTGA
- a CDS encoding maleylpyruvate isomerase family mycothiol-dependent enzyme, with translation MSDEVALWQETQARVGGLVRAVEQEDPAALRRPVPACPDWSGRDLLAHMVGLGADVLAGDEPDDHNPSWTQAQVDARAGRDGAALVDEWDDLAPRLADWMRAHGTRPLGDVVIHEQDLRGALGRPGGRDSGGFAAIRDRMTGRLATRWAEHGGGRTLGLVADDDGWTWCSADVDPSGADVVLRASGFDLGRAVVARRTATQLRGWVVCGELGDGVQAFAVLGPLPEQPLPE, from the coding sequence GTGAGCGACGAGGTGGCCCTCTGGCAGGAGACGCAGGCCCGCGTGGGAGGGCTCGTGCGCGCCGTCGAGCAGGAGGACCCGGCCGCGCTGCGGCGCCCGGTCCCGGCCTGCCCCGACTGGAGCGGGCGCGACCTGCTCGCGCACATGGTCGGCCTCGGCGCCGACGTCCTCGCCGGCGACGAGCCGGACGACCACAACCCGTCCTGGACCCAGGCGCAGGTCGACGCCCGGGCCGGCCGCGACGGCGCCGCGCTCGTCGACGAGTGGGACGACCTCGCGCCCCGGCTGGCCGACTGGATGCGCGCGCACGGCACGCGACCGCTCGGCGACGTCGTCATCCACGAGCAGGACCTGCGCGGCGCGCTCGGCCGGCCCGGCGGCCGCGACTCGGGCGGGTTCGCCGCGATCCGCGACCGGATGACGGGCCGCCTGGCCACCCGCTGGGCCGAGCACGGCGGCGGCCGCACCCTCGGGCTGGTCGCCGACGACGACGGCTGGACCTGGTGCTCGGCGGACGTCGACCCGTCCGGCGCGGACGTCGTCCTGCGCGCGAGCGGCTTCGACCTCGGCCGGGCCGTCGTGGCCCGCCGTACGGCGACGCAGCTGCGCGGCTGGGTGGTGTGCGGCGAGCTCGGCGACGGCGTGCAGGCGTTCGCCGTCCTCGGTCCGCTGCCGGAGCAGCCCCTGCCCGAGTAG
- a CDS encoding DUF4307 domain-containing protein translates to MSSHETPPRTGAPRPAPRREGAPSRWWGITGGVLFGVMALVIVWWVTHNSAEQVTATTTSYVVRSDSSVEVQFDVSRPPTQPVTCTVTAQDEHFTAVGSVQVVVPTAAEGSPRTVHQVATVRTATRAVTGNVTDCVRT, encoded by the coding sequence ATGTCATCGCACGAGACGCCCCCTCGCACGGGCGCCCCCCGCCCCGCCCCGCGCCGCGAGGGCGCCCCCAGCCGCTGGTGGGGCATCACCGGCGGGGTCCTCTTCGGCGTCATGGCGCTGGTCATCGTGTGGTGGGTGACCCACAACTCGGCCGAGCAGGTGACGGCGACGACGACGTCGTACGTCGTCCGCTCGGACAGCTCCGTCGAGGTCCAGTTCGACGTCAGTCGTCCCCCGACCCAGCCGGTGACCTGCACGGTCACGGCGCAGGACGAGCACTTCACCGCCGTGGGCAGCGTCCAGGTCGTCGTCCCCACGGCCGCCGAGGGCTCGCCGCGCACCGTGCACCAGGTCGCGACCGTGCGGACCGCGACCCGCGCCGTCACCGGCAACGTCACGGACTGCGTGCGCACCTGA
- the mca gene encoding mycothiol conjugate amidase Mca, which yields MAVHAHPDDESSKGAATMARYVAEGARVRVVSCTGGERGSILNPRLQDDPHILRDLVQVRRDEMARAQEILGIEHTWLGFVDSGLPEGDPLPPLPEGCFALEPIDVTCEALVRVIREFRPHVLTTYDELGGYPHPDHINTHVVSMAALDAAADPARYPDAGPAWQVAKVYYNHTFTKPRTQAFHDAMLEAGLESPYGDWLKDWKRPDRRITTRVTCADWFEVRDRALLAHATQVDPDGNFFKIPLDLQRRVWPTEDYELALSRVRFVEGEDDLFAGLGSPDEADALGARTDLPLVYDGRTVPDALPGAEG from the coding sequence ATGGCGGTGCACGCGCACCCCGACGACGAGTCGAGCAAGGGCGCGGCGACGATGGCGAGGTACGTCGCCGAGGGCGCCCGCGTGCGCGTCGTCTCGTGCACCGGCGGGGAGCGGGGCTCGATCCTCAACCCCCGCCTGCAGGACGACCCGCACATCCTGCGCGACCTCGTGCAGGTGCGCCGCGACGAGATGGCGCGGGCGCAGGAGATCCTCGGGATCGAGCACACCTGGCTCGGGTTCGTCGACTCCGGTCTGCCCGAGGGCGACCCGCTGCCGCCGCTGCCCGAGGGCTGCTTCGCGCTCGAGCCGATCGACGTCACGTGCGAGGCGCTCGTCCGGGTCATCCGCGAGTTCCGGCCGCACGTCCTCACGACGTACGACGAGCTGGGTGGCTACCCGCACCCCGACCACATCAACACGCACGTCGTGTCCATGGCGGCCCTCGACGCCGCCGCCGACCCGGCCCGGTACCCCGACGCGGGCCCGGCGTGGCAGGTCGCGAAGGTCTACTACAACCACACCTTCACCAAGCCGCGCACGCAGGCGTTCCACGACGCGATGCTCGAGGCGGGCCTCGAGTCGCCGTACGGCGACTGGCTCAAGGACTGGAAGCGCCCCGACCGGCGGATCACCACCCGGGTGACCTGCGCCGACTGGTTCGAGGTGCGCGACCGGGCGCTGCTCGCGCACGCCACCCAGGTCGACCCCGACGGCAACTTCTTCAAGATCCCGCTCGACCTGCAGCGGCGGGTCTGGCCGACCGAGGACTACGAGCTGGCCCTGTCGCGGGTGCGCTTCGTCGAGGGCGAGGACGACCTCTTCGCCGGCCTCGGGTCGCCCGACGAGGCCGACGCGCTCGGTGCCCGCACCGACCTGCCGCTCGTCTACGACGGCCGTACCGTGCCCGACGCGCTGCCCGGCGCGGAGGGCTGA